Proteins from one Malania oleifera isolate guangnan ecotype guangnan chromosome 4, ASM2987363v1, whole genome shotgun sequence genomic window:
- the LOC131153631 gene encoding uncharacterized protein LOC131153631 isoform X2, whose protein sequence is MLSVKKAWGTWEELVLGGAVLRHGTRDWDAVASELRTRTLYPYIFTPEVCKAKYEDLQHRYSGCKAWFEELRKQRVAELKRALEQSEDSIGSLESKLKTLNADKGDSCCIDYNSSQMESAVPFQKSEGIESSGKDTSKDGLSAGSFTQETRTNWLPECRLPPTVLAEETETKPEVLESSKREKASESSERERFLESAKQAKFLGIEKLTENICGGQMQGVRKRRGKRKRKDCNRNKEGIIGEGNILGSVNVTNASQWKESSMRDSAQIARAPSIIGSNVGLSRQGIDDLMAIFDTIMKNENASMFRHRLDSQKKRRYKKLVRRHMDFDTIRFRISNRSITSAKELFRDLLLLTNNALVFYSKKSHEYKSAMHLRDLVTRTLRQQCKDPSKKAVSTGLITTSPLCNPPGKPRSIRPRKHKLSGKGSSTVNVVSGNSQSGRKPSSGNPLPMVELVPAKGLGKQGKVGRGTAGRQAETLAKGRKRTRGR, encoded by the exons ATGCTGAGCGTGAAGAAGGCGTGGGGAACGTGGGAAGAGCTCGTCCTCGGCGGTGCAGTGCTCCGTCACGGTACCCGGGACTGGGACGCCGTAGCTTCGGAGCTCCGAACCCGAACCCTGTATCCATACATTTTTACGCCCGAG GTGTGTAAAGCCAAGTATGAGGACTTGCAACATCGTTATTCTGGCTGCAA GGCTTGGTTTGAAGAGCTTCGAAAACAACGAGTGGCAGAGTTGAAGAGAGCACTGGAGCAATCTGAAGACTCAATTGG GTCTTTAGAATCGAAGCTTAAAACTCTCAATGCAGACAAAGGAGATTCCTGTTGCATAGATTACAACTCCAGCCAGATGGAATCAGCTGTGCCCTTTCAAAAATCTGAGGGAATTGAATCTTCTGGCAAAGACACATCTAAGGATGGGCTATCCGCTGGTAGTTTCACACAGGAAACACGGACAAACTGGTTGCCTGAATGCCGTCTTCCACCAACAGTATTGGCTGAGGAAACAGAGACTAAACCTGAAGTTTTAGAGTCCTCTAAGAGGGAGAAAGCATCTGAGTCTTCTGAGAGGGAGAGATTTTTGGAGTCTGCTAAGCAAGCTAAATTTTTAGGCATCGAGAAGCTGACAGAGAATATCTGTGGTGGACAAATGCAGGGTGTTAGGAAGAGGAGAGGAAAAAGGAAGAGGAAAGATTGTAATAGGAACAAAGAAGGGATTATAGGAGAAGGCAACATTTTGGGTTCTGTCAATGTTACAAATGCTTCCCAGTGGAAAGAAAGCTCAATGCGTGACTCTGCTCAGATTGCTAGAGCTCCTAGCATAATTGGTAGCAATGTAGGTTTAAGCAGGCAAGGAATTGATGATCTTATGGCGATCTTTGACACAATTATGAAGAATGAAAATGCTTCCATGTTTCGTCATCGACTTGATAGCCAG AAGAAAAGAAGATATAAGAAACTGGTTCGGCGGCACATGGATTTTGACACCATAAGGTTCAGAATTTCAAACCGCTCCATCACATCAGCCAAAGAACTCTTCCGAGATTTGCTCCTGCTCACCAACAATGCATTGGTTTTTTACTCCAAGAAGTCACACGAATACAAATCGGCAATGCACCTAAGAGACCTTGTCACCAGGACACTAAGGCAACAGTGCAAGGACCCCAGTAAAAAGGCTGTTTCCACTGGTCTGATCACCACATCACCACTATGTAATCCTCCCGGAAAACCCAGAAGCATTCGCCCACGTAAACACAAATTATCAGGGAAGGGAAGCAGCACTGTGAATGTTGTTTCTGGGAATTCACAAAGTGGTAGAAAACCGAGCAGTGGTAACCCCCTGCCAATGGTAGAGTTGGTACCAGCAAAAGGGCTTGGTAAACAAGGAAAAGTTGGACGTGGAACTGCTGGTCGTCAAGCTGAAACTCTAGCTAAGGGGAGAAAGAGAACCCGAGGAAGGTGA
- the LOC131153631 gene encoding uncharacterized protein LOC131153631 isoform X1 — protein MLSVKKAWGTWEELVLGGAVLRHGTRDWDAVASELRTRTLYPYIFTPEHPHVQVCKAKYEDLQHRYSGCKAWFEELRKQRVAELKRALEQSEDSIGSLESKLKTLNADKGDSCCIDYNSSQMESAVPFQKSEGIESSGKDTSKDGLSAGSFTQETRTNWLPECRLPPTVLAEETETKPEVLESSKREKASESSERERFLESAKQAKFLGIEKLTENICGGQMQGVRKRRGKRKRKDCNRNKEGIIGEGNILGSVNVTNASQWKESSMRDSAQIARAPSIIGSNVGLSRQGIDDLMAIFDTIMKNENASMFRHRLDSQKKRRYKKLVRRHMDFDTIRFRISNRSITSAKELFRDLLLLTNNALVFYSKKSHEYKSAMHLRDLVTRTLRQQCKDPSKKAVSTGLITTSPLCNPPGKPRSIRPRKHKLSGKGSSTVNVVSGNSQSGRKPSSGNPLPMVELVPAKGLGKQGKVGRGTAGRQAETLAKGRKRTRGR, from the exons ATGCTGAGCGTGAAGAAGGCGTGGGGAACGTGGGAAGAGCTCGTCCTCGGCGGTGCAGTGCTCCGTCACGGTACCCGGGACTGGGACGCCGTAGCTTCGGAGCTCCGAACCCGAACCCTGTATCCATACATTTTTACGCCCGAG CATCCCCATGTGCAGGTGTGTAAAGCCAAGTATGAGGACTTGCAACATCGTTATTCTGGCTGCAA GGCTTGGTTTGAAGAGCTTCGAAAACAACGAGTGGCAGAGTTGAAGAGAGCACTGGAGCAATCTGAAGACTCAATTGG GTCTTTAGAATCGAAGCTTAAAACTCTCAATGCAGACAAAGGAGATTCCTGTTGCATAGATTACAACTCCAGCCAGATGGAATCAGCTGTGCCCTTTCAAAAATCTGAGGGAATTGAATCTTCTGGCAAAGACACATCTAAGGATGGGCTATCCGCTGGTAGTTTCACACAGGAAACACGGACAAACTGGTTGCCTGAATGCCGTCTTCCACCAACAGTATTGGCTGAGGAAACAGAGACTAAACCTGAAGTTTTAGAGTCCTCTAAGAGGGAGAAAGCATCTGAGTCTTCTGAGAGGGAGAGATTTTTGGAGTCTGCTAAGCAAGCTAAATTTTTAGGCATCGAGAAGCTGACAGAGAATATCTGTGGTGGACAAATGCAGGGTGTTAGGAAGAGGAGAGGAAAAAGGAAGAGGAAAGATTGTAATAGGAACAAAGAAGGGATTATAGGAGAAGGCAACATTTTGGGTTCTGTCAATGTTACAAATGCTTCCCAGTGGAAAGAAAGCTCAATGCGTGACTCTGCTCAGATTGCTAGAGCTCCTAGCATAATTGGTAGCAATGTAGGTTTAAGCAGGCAAGGAATTGATGATCTTATGGCGATCTTTGACACAATTATGAAGAATGAAAATGCTTCCATGTTTCGTCATCGACTTGATAGCCAG AAGAAAAGAAGATATAAGAAACTGGTTCGGCGGCACATGGATTTTGACACCATAAGGTTCAGAATTTCAAACCGCTCCATCACATCAGCCAAAGAACTCTTCCGAGATTTGCTCCTGCTCACCAACAATGCATTGGTTTTTTACTCCAAGAAGTCACACGAATACAAATCGGCAATGCACCTAAGAGACCTTGTCACCAGGACACTAAGGCAACAGTGCAAGGACCCCAGTAAAAAGGCTGTTTCCACTGGTCTGATCACCACATCACCACTATGTAATCCTCCCGGAAAACCCAGAAGCATTCGCCCACGTAAACACAAATTATCAGGGAAGGGAAGCAGCACTGTGAATGTTGTTTCTGGGAATTCACAAAGTGGTAGAAAACCGAGCAGTGGTAACCCCCTGCCAATGGTAGAGTTGGTACCAGCAAAAGGGCTTGGTAAACAAGGAAAAGTTGGACGTGGAACTGCTGGTCGTCAAGCTGAAACTCTAGCTAAGGGGAGAAAGAGAACCCGAGGAAGGTGA